The DNA sequence TTGCACAAGCGCTGCGGATGTATTTGTTTGGTAACATATCCAATTATAGGATATTTGATCTTACTTTTCTACTACCCCTATGGGCTGTTTTTGCCTGGATTCTCTGGATTTTCCATGTGCGCTTTCTAATTTCATCCCAGTTAGTCCTCTCTTGTTTTCCAATTTATTCCTGTTTCGTCTCGCCTCCGCATGCCTCGACGGCCTCGCTAAATCGATGGCGTCCTCTGCGAAGAGCCCTGATATTTTCCATAATTTGGTTTATTTTTCAAGTTCTTATATTTTGGAACCTATTTCTTATTTTTTGTATTTCTATATTTTACCATTTTTGTCGCTTCCGTTCTGTCAAACATCGCGGCGGTTTTGCTTCCCAGAAAAATCCTTGTTGACTTTTGCAAAAAGATCCTTTATAGTATTCACAATGAACAACGGCGTTCATCAGTGCCGTGCGCGAATCTGCGTGCGGCACTGGTGAATGCTTTTCTTTTATATGAGGACGCCTTCGGGGAAGAGTGCCGGAAAGGACTGGGCTGAACATGCAAAAGGAAGGGCAGGTGCGCATCCCATCGGGCTGCGCGATCGCCGGGATCTTTTCCCGGACAGGTACACGGATGGACGGGTCTGGCATCATCCGATCTATCACAACCATGCACGACCGCTCCAATGGGCTTGGCGGCGGGTTTGCCGGTTACGGCATCTACCCGGAGTACAAAGACTATTACGCGCTGCACATCTTTTATAACAACTCGTCGGCCAAGGCGGAGTGCGAATCATTTTTAGACAGGCACTTCGACATCATCAACCTATCTAAGATCCCCACGCGCAAAATTCCCGCCATCACCGACGAACCTTTCATCTGGCGTTACTTCGTCACCCCCCTGCCCACCCGCTTGCAGGCAAGCCAGCTCGACGAGCGGGAGTTCGTCGCCCGGTCGCTGTTTCGCGTCAACACCCAGATCGAGGGTGCCCACGTGTTCTCCAGCGGGAAGAATATGGGGGTGTTCAAAGCGGTGGGCTTCCCCGAAGATGTGGGTACGTTTTACCGGCTGGAGGAGTACGAGGGTCACTGCTGGACTGCGCACGGCCGCTACCCGACCAATACCCCCGGCTGGTGGGGCGGCGCCCATCCCTTCGCGATGCTCGACTACTCGGTGGTGCACAACGGAGAGATCTCCTCGTACGACGCGAACCGGCGTTACATCGAGATGTTTGGATACAAATGCACCTTGCTGACCGACACCGAAGTCATCACCTATATTATTGACTACCTCCACCGCAAAGTCGGCCTGACGCTCCGCGAGGTGGCTCGCGTCATCGCCGCCCCGTTTTGGTCTTCCATCGCCGAACTTCCCGAGGAGGAGCGGGTATGGGTCAGTTACCTGCGCAAGTCCTTCGGAAGCCTGCTCGTCACCGGCCCGTTTTCTATTCTGCTCGGGTTTGAGCGGGGGATGATGGTGTTGGGCGATCGGCTGAAACTGCGTTCGATGGTAGTGGCCGAGAAAGGTTCGATGGTTTACGCCGCGAGCGAAGAGTGCGCCATCCGCGTGCTGGCGCCGAGCGTGGACCGCATCTGGGCTCCCGGCGCGGGAGAGCCTGTGATTGTGACGTTGGACGGAGGTGACGTGTGATGCAAATGCTCTACCCGGAATACGAAGTCGTGCGCAACCCGCAGCGCTGCATCACCTGCCGCGTCTGTGAGCGACAGTGCGCCAACGAGGTCCACGTGTACGACGAGGAACTTGACACCATGCGGTCCTACGAGGAACACTGCGTGGCCTGCCACCGTTGTGTCAGCCTCTGCCCCACCAAGGCGCTCAAGATTGTCAAGACGGACCATACGTTCCGGGCAAACGCCAACTGGACCGGAGAGGTTATCGGCGAGATCTACCGGCAGGCCGAGAGCGGCGGCGTGCTGCTCTCCTCCATGGGTACGCCGAAGGGCTACCCGGTGTATTTCGACAAGATGCTTATCAACGCCTCGCAGGTCACAAATCCCTCCATCGATCCGCTGCGCGAACCGATGGAGACGCGGACATTCCTTGGTCGAAAGACTGTGCGTGTGGAGCGCGGCCCGGACGGTCGGCTCATCGATAACACCGCCCCCCAGCTCATGCTGTCCGTCCCGGTCATGTTTTCCGCCATGTCGTACGGCTCCATCAGCTACAACGCGCATGAGAGCCTCGCCCGCGCGGCGCGCGAACTCGGGATTTTCTACAACACCGGTGAGGGTGGACTGCACAGCGACTTCTATCAGTACGGCGCCAACACCGTCATCCAAGTGGCCTCGGGCCGTTTCGGCGTCCACAAGGACTATTTAAATGCCGGCGCGGCGGTGGAGATCAAAATGGGCCAGGGCGCGAAACCCGGCATTGGCGGGCACCTGCCCGGAGAAAAGATCGTGGGCGACATCGCGAAGACCCGCATGATCCCGGAGGGCTCCGACGCCATTTCCCCCGCCCCCCACCACGACATCTACTCCATCGAGGATCTGCGCCAGCTCGTCTACTCCCTGAAAGAGGCGACGGATTACAAAAAGCCGGTCATCGTAAAGATTGCCGCTGTCCACAATGTCCCGGCCATCGCGAGCGGTATCGCGCGCAGCGGTGCGGACATCATCGCCATCGACGGATTTCGCGGCGGCACCGGCGCGGCGCCGACGCGCATCCGCGACAATGTGGGCATCCCTATTGAGCTGGCGCTCGCCAGTGTGGACCAACGGCTGCGCGACGAGGGGATCCGCAACGACGTGTCCATTGTCGTCGGCGGCAGCATCCGCAACAGCGCGGACATCGTCAAGGCCGTGGCCCTCGGCGCGGACGCCGTGTACGTGGCAACCTCCGCCCTGCTGGCCCTCGGCTGCCACCTGTGCCGCACCTGTCAGCTCGGCAAATGCAACTGGGGCATCGCCACCCAGCGGCCCGTGCTGGTGAAGCGGCTGAACCCAGACGTCGGCTTCAAGCGCCTTGTGAACCTCGTCACCGCCTGGCGGCACGAGATCATGGAGATGATGGGCGGCATGGGCATCAACTCGATTGAGACCCTGCGGGGCAACCGCCTGATGCTGCGGGGCGTGGGGCTAAACGAAAAAGAACTGTCAATTTTGGGTATCCAGCACGCGGGCGAATGAGTGCCCATTGGCGTTTCTCATCGCTTTGTGCCCGCGCGTCACGCGCCGTGACGCCGCCGCGGCAGGTATACGATCAGATGTGTAAAGGGAAGAGGCATTGTATATATGAAACGGATCTACGTCAGCGAAAAATGGTGTCTTGGCTGCCATCTGTGCGAGTATTACTGCGCCTTTGCAAACTCCGGCTCGGACGACATGGCCAAGGCGCTGATGAATCGGCGGATCAACCCCCGGATCCAGGTGGAGGAACGCAGCGGTATCAGTTTTGCCGTCTCCTGCCGCCACTGCGAGGAACCCCTGTGCGTCAAGAGCTGTATTACAGGCGCGCTCAGCAGTGAGGGCGGGCTCATCACCATCGACAAAAACCGCTGTGTGGCGTGTCACACCTGCGTCCTTGCCTGCCCTTACGGGACGATCATGCCCTCCGACGACGGGATGATGCAAAAATGCGAGCTCTGCCTGAAAAACGCCATCGGCGAACCCGCCTGCGTAAAATACTGCCCCAACAGGGCGATCATCTACGAGGATTCCGCCGCGCCCGCCGCCGCCGCGCAGTAGAGGGGGATACAGACTATGAAGACAAAGCAGTACTTGATCATCGGCAACTCCGCAGCCGCTATAGGCTGTGTGGAGGGGATCCGGCAACTGGACAAAACGGGTGCGGTCACCATCGTCTCGCGGGAAGCGCACCACACCTATTCCCGCCCGCTCATCTCCTACCTGCTGAGCGGCAAGACGGACCGGCAGCGGATGCGTTACCGCGACGCCGATTTTTACGAGACGTACGGCGTCGCCCCCCTGCTGGGACGCACGGCGCTCTCGCTGGATCCTGCCCAAAAGACGATCGCACTGGACGACGGGCAAACGCTCCCCTATGACAAGCTGCTCGTCGCGACTGGTT is a window from the Oscillospiraceae bacterium genome containing:
- a CDS encoding alpha-hydroxy-acid oxidizing protein produces the protein MQMLYPEYEVVRNPQRCITCRVCERQCANEVHVYDEELDTMRSYEEHCVACHRCVSLCPTKALKIVKTDHTFRANANWTGEVIGEIYRQAESGGVLLSSMGTPKGYPVYFDKMLINASQVTNPSIDPLREPMETRTFLGRKTVRVERGPDGRLIDNTAPQLMLSVPVMFSAMSYGSISYNAHESLARAARELGIFYNTGEGGLHSDFYQYGANTVIQVASGRFGVHKDYLNAGAAVEIKMGQGAKPGIGGHLPGEKIVGDIAKTRMIPEGSDAISPAPHHDIYSIEDLRQLVYSLKEATDYKKPVIVKIAAVHNVPAIASGIARSGADIIAIDGFRGGTGAAPTRIRDNVGIPIELALASVDQRLRDEGIRNDVSIVVGGSIRNSADIVKAVALGADAVYVATSALLALGCHLCRTCQLGKCNWGIATQRPVLVKRLNPDVGFKRLVNLVTAWRHEIMEMMGGMGINSIETLRGNRLMLRGVGLNEKELSILGIQHAGE
- a CDS encoding 4Fe-4S binding protein encodes the protein MKRIYVSEKWCLGCHLCEYYCAFANSGSDDMAKALMNRRINPRIQVEERSGISFAVSCRHCEEPLCVKSCITGALSSEGGLITIDKNRCVACHTCVLACPYGTIMPSDDGMMQKCELCLKNAIGEPACVKYCPNRAIIYEDSAAPAAAAQ